In Silurus meridionalis isolate SWU-2019-XX chromosome 28, ASM1480568v1, whole genome shotgun sequence, the genomic window cacGTGGGTTCTAAGTGGACAGAAATGCTTTGTGTCTCTGCATTGTAAACTTATACACTTGTTCAGGAGTTTTGAACTTGTTATGTTTGGAGGTCtgcgttttttttgtaattatttcccattattattattattattattattattattattattattaataattattattattatactacgCACAGGAAACCACTGCAAGTCGAACAGGTTCGAAATAAAACTTTCATCTTGAAATATAGATccagacaaacagaaaaatacaaaaatacaaataatcatACATagccatataaatatatttatttttgcactgaCAGCTGTAGAACTTCCTTACAAAACAAcaccatttaaaatgtttttgtgattttttttacttttattttttaccattcAATCAAATAGCATTGCAATGAAAAGAAACACTGACATTAATtcgaaggaaaaggaaaagaaatgaagccCCCCGCACCCCCACCCCCTCACCCCCACCTTGGCACGAATTAACCACAAGTCGTGGTGTGTCCAAGATCCGGAAGGTGAAAAAAGCCACCACCGAAATGATGTAGAAACGAGGTAAAGTCTCACTTGCGCAGTGAGGATCATGGATTATTATATTAGCTTATTAATCATCATATTACATGAACAGTAAAACATGcaatatcaaaaaaaaaaaaaaaaaaaagcacaaaagttGGAGAGAAGTGCAATCCAATCCAGCGCAGGATAGTGAAAttgaagaaggaaggaaagaaagagaaatgaggaaggaagaggaagaaataaaacGAAGTAAAACTCGAGGTCGGAGCTGTTCCGGAGTCAAAGTGCTGAAATGCAGCCCGAAAGCGTTTCGGCTGCTCTTCAAGCAACCTGGAGCACGAAAAGTTAAACGGTGAAAGATTATAAGGTCGCTGCACACACAGCAAGCATCGCGAAGGGCATTGTGTACAGGGAAgatccccttttttttttccaccttcagaaaaaaaaagtgtcctggCACTCTCGTCCAGCTGCGTGAAAACGTCCTCCATCCTGTTTCTTCCAGGtcaaaaaaacccataaaataaataaaacaagaaaaaaatctgtctttttGTGTGGTCTCTGATTTAATATTATGAGCTTAGTCAAGGAAGTAGATTAAGATGAACCTTACACTCATATTTCCATCATATTTGAGGCCTTCGGTAACAGTGTCCCATTTTGGAAGGCGAGAACGGTCAAGTCTGGTTCACAAATATCTCATTTcacctgaaacaaacaaacaaacaaacaaacaaacaactttaCAAATTAGGGTTCCAGGAGGATTGTTCTTATAGGAACCCTTGTAGTTTTGAAAAGAAGCTTTCCTGGAGTTCCTGGAGGCACTTTTAAGGATTCAGTGCATTAGAACTCATTAAAAGTGGAGGTTCCAGGAAccatttggatttgtttttgaaaaaaaaagggcaaaaaataaaaaataaaacctgaaaattaaaatgcacaaCGTATATGCGCACAGTGCACGTGGAGCCTCCGATCATGATCCTAATCAGCCGTCGATCTTCCCCAAGGTCGTGCGCACACCAAATACAAAGCGCAGCTTGGCACcgggttgattttttttttttgttttcaggatTCAGATGGCCTCTGGGAGGGCGAAGGGCCAGGTGCCGAGCTCCTGCGTCTTCTCCTTGTGCCTCAGGTGGACGCGGCCATGCCGCTTGCGCTCGTCGCTGCGGGCGAACCTCTTGCCGCACACGTCGCACGCGAACGGCTTCTCACCGGTATGCGTGCGGGTGTGCGTAGTGAGGTGGTCGCTGCGGCTGAAGCTCCGCGCGCACACGCGGCACCGGAACGGCTTGTGGCCCGTGTGGATACGGATGTGCCGGTTGAGCTCGTCCGAGCGAGAGAAGCGCCGGTCGCAGGTGCCCATGGGACACGTGAAGGGTTTCTCcttggtggtggaggtggaagAAGATGAAGCAGAGGCGTTGCTTTTGCGCTTCGGGGCACGTGCGCGGCTCGGTGCCAAAGGCTCAGCGGGAAGCAAAGTGGAGTACAGGAGCGAGTCGATGGTGGAGGTCGCATAGCTCGGAGGTTCGCACTGCCCCGGAACAGGGATGGGCTGGAAGTTTGGGAACACGCCTGGTTTTAGGTTTGATGGTGCGTCCATGACAGAGTAGTTAAACGCAGGAGCACCAAAACTCTGGCCACAAGCATCCCCAAAGCCTTGCTCCTGCTTAATCCCCGCTTCCACCTTGAACTCCATGTCAGGGTTGGACAGCGAGTCCAATAGCTCTTTCATATCCACCTGATGCggctgatgctgctgctgctgctctgacTGAAAATCGCCCGACGTCGCAAAACCATAGCTGTCTGCTTTTCCGAAGGAGTTCCACTCGTAATAACAGCCTCCGGTGTTCTCAAACTCGCTTTTCACCACCACCGGGAACGTCCCAGCCTCGGAGGACGTCggttcctggggtgcactcGCATCGCTTTGCTGTCGtggttgttgctgctgctgctgctgctcctgtTGATGTTGATGCTGATGCTGCTGCGCTTCTGGAAGCGGGCCCGCGGAGATGCCCACGATCTCGGTGATCATGTTGAGCAGCGTTTCCGCGCTGCAGGGGGCGCCCTGACACGCCTCCACGTAGAAACTGCCCGAGTAGGACAACGAGGCGTCGTAGGTTCCCTTAGGGCCGTGACAGGAGGAGTATTGATCCGAGCTGGTGGGCTCCGTTTTGGGAGTGACTGTTGTATCTGAGGATGATGGTGGAGGAggacaggaaagaaagaaagaaaagaaagaacgggagggggaaaaaagaaacgaGGCGTTATTAGCGTAGT contains:
- the LOC124381255 gene encoding early growth response protein 1, whose translation is MLNNVDLNSQDSFYPQFDTCNDSSIGMMDTKEHQDVFMDAERAAHFAHDTTVTPKTEPTSSDQYSSCHGPKGTYDASLSYSGSFYVEACQGAPCSAETLLNMITEIVGISAGPLPEAQQHQHQHQQEQQQQQQQPRQQSDASAPQEPTSSEAGTFPVVVKSEFENTGGCYYEWNSFGKADSYGFATSGDFQSEQQQQHQPHQVDMKELLDSLSNPDMEFKVEAGIKQEQGFGDACGQSFGAPAFNYSVMDAPSNLKPGVFPNFQPIPVPGQCEPPSYATSTIDSLLYSTLLPAEPLAPSRARAPKRKSNASASSSSTSTTKEKPFTCPMGTCDRRFSRSDELNRHIRIHTGHKPFRCRVCARSFSRSDHLTTHTRTHTGEKPFACDVCGKRFARSDERKRHGRVHLRHKEKTQELGTWPFALPEAI